One Methylobacterium sp. AMS5 genomic region harbors:
- a CDS encoding glycoside hydrolase family 15 protein yields the protein MTDTPIADYAVIGDTCTTALIARDGSLDWLCWPRHDGPAVFLALLDRDRGGRCRLVLDGLTGTSRRYLPGTNILETTFVTATGRAVLTDFMPIHSHEAVPEEGPDGHVQGQVVRRLACVSGRVSGRWQVRPTFDYARAPTEATAQSETCIRFRGGGDAIRAVGTLPLVPREEAAEGAFALKAGGRADLVLAHGEGDGGDPGAAGRPGTVDASLSATRAYWEEWSGRCTYEGPYRETVLRSALTLKLLTHGPSGGIVAAATAGLPEAVPGNRNYDYRYVWMRDASFTVTAFVNLGYQREAAEFLRFLREADTSRGRDLHLMYALDGAVPREESLDHLRGWRGTGPVRIGNAAADQEQYDIYGEFLVALHGYLEAVEFDPPVKVNDHLPEALGHLTDHILRARHAPDHGLWEMRTQKRQSLHTKAMLWVGLDRAVQIARADPKHRLASPDTIAGWERAADEIRAEYHARGWNAARGAYTMAYESDDLDAAVLRAVLFGAFDPHDPRVAKTLERVGAELGAGDLVYRYRIDDGLEGEEATFTACAFWRVGCLALAGRHDEAAALFERLLARGNDLGLFAEEIDAETGEQRGNVPQGFTHMAVINHAVRLAAADRETPTDEPDCRAEADAVPA from the coding sequence GTGACGGACACCCCCATCGCCGACTACGCCGTGATCGGCGATACCTGCACCACGGCCCTGATCGCCCGCGACGGTTCCCTCGATTGGCTGTGCTGGCCCCGGCATGACGGGCCGGCGGTGTTTCTGGCGCTGCTCGACCGCGACCGCGGCGGCCGTTGCCGCCTCGTCCTCGACGGGCTGACGGGAACCAGCCGCCGGTATCTGCCCGGCACCAACATTCTCGAGACGACCTTCGTCACCGCGACCGGCCGGGCGGTGCTCACCGATTTCATGCCGATCCATTCGCACGAAGCCGTGCCGGAGGAGGGCCCGGACGGCCACGTCCAGGGCCAGGTGGTGCGCCGCCTCGCCTGCGTGTCGGGCCGCGTCTCGGGCCGATGGCAGGTGCGCCCGACCTTCGACTATGCCCGCGCCCCGACCGAGGCGACGGCACAATCCGAGACCTGCATCCGCTTTCGCGGCGGCGGCGATGCGATCCGCGCTGTCGGCACCCTGCCACTCGTCCCGCGCGAGGAGGCCGCCGAGGGCGCCTTCGCGCTGAAGGCCGGCGGGCGCGCCGATCTCGTGCTCGCCCACGGCGAGGGCGACGGTGGCGATCCCGGCGCGGCGGGAAGGCCCGGGACGGTCGATGCCTCGCTCTCGGCCACGCGGGCCTACTGGGAGGAATGGTCGGGCCGCTGCACCTATGAGGGGCCCTATCGCGAGACGGTCCTGCGCAGCGCGCTGACCCTGAAGCTGCTGACGCACGGCCCTTCCGGCGGCATCGTCGCCGCCGCGACCGCGGGGCTGCCCGAGGCGGTGCCGGGCAACCGCAACTACGATTACCGCTATGTCTGGATGCGGGATGCGAGCTTCACCGTCACCGCCTTCGTCAATCTCGGCTACCAGCGCGAAGCCGCCGAGTTCCTGCGCTTCCTGCGCGAGGCCGATACGAGCCGGGGGCGCGACCTCCACCTGATGTACGCCCTCGACGGTGCGGTGCCGCGGGAGGAATCCCTCGACCACCTGCGCGGCTGGCGCGGCACCGGCCCGGTGCGGATCGGCAACGCGGCGGCCGATCAGGAGCAGTACGACATCTACGGCGAGTTCCTGGTGGCCCTCCACGGCTACCTCGAGGCGGTGGAATTCGACCCGCCGGTCAAGGTGAACGACCATCTGCCCGAGGCACTCGGCCATCTCACCGACCACATCCTGCGGGCCCGCCACGCGCCCGATCACGGCCTGTGGGAGATGCGCACGCAGAAGCGCCAAAGCCTGCACACCAAGGCGATGCTCTGGGTCGGCCTCGACCGCGCCGTGCAGATCGCCCGCGCCGACCCGAAGCACCGTCTCGCGAGTCCCGACACGATCGCCGGGTGGGAGCGGGCGGCGGACGAGATCCGAGCAGAGTACCATGCGCGGGGCTGGAACGCGGCGCGCGGCGCCTACACCATGGCCTACGAATCGGACGATCTCGACGCAGCGGTGCTGCGCGCCGTGCTGTTCGGCGCCTTCGATCCGCACGATCCGCGCGTTGCGAAAACCCTGGAGCGGGTCGGCGCGGAACTCGGCGCGGGCGACCTCGTCTACCGCTACCGGATCGACGACGGGTTGGAGGGGGAGGAGGCGACCTTCACCGCCTGCGCCTTTTGGCGGGTCGGCTGTCTGGCGCTGGCCGGCCGTCACGACGAGGCCGCCGCCCTGTTCGAGCGGCTGCTGGCGCGGGGCAACGATCTCGGCCTATTCGCCGAGGAGATCGACGCGGAAACGGGCGAGCAGCGCGGAAACGTCCCGCAGGGTTTCACCCATATGGCAGTGATCAACCACGCCGTCCGCCTCGCCGCGGCCGACCGCGAGACGCCGACCGACGAACCGGATTGCCGGGCAGAGGCCGACGCCGTCCCGGCCTGA